The Leptospira bourretii region AAACAATGCAGGTCCGAAGAATATAATGTTTGTTAAGGATTTTTTGCAGACTGAAAAAATTCCAATTATCAGCGAAGACACAGGCGGCGAATTATATCGAAAACTAGTTTTTCATACAGATAATTACGATGTTTTTATTACTAAACTTCAAGCAAATGGATCAAACGAAATTCTAACGCAAGAGCGTCACTTCGAAACTAAGGTTCGTGAAAGAATGGTTAAAAAAACATCAGTATTTACTTTTTAATCCGCTGACCCATTCATTAAAAATGGGTTTAGGATCGGTCTTTTATACTATTTCAACTTAACCGATAATTTTCTTTAATACTTCAATTAAATCTTCATCATCAAATGGTTTGACAATCCATGCCTTTACTCCCGCATCCTTTCCTGCTTGGCGCAGGTGGTCACTCGATTCAGTTGATACGATCAAAATATTTGCACCATTTCCTTTTGGGTGAGCTAAAAAGTCTCGAGACAACTCAATTCCATTTTTTCCAGGCATATTGACGTCAAAAACACAACCGTCGAAAGGTCCATTGAGTTCTAAACTTTTCATTGCTTGTTCTGCATTTTCGGCTTTGAAAATTTCATAACCTTCATCTCCAAGTACCATTTCCATTAATTTCAATGCAGTTGGTGCATCATCGCATAGTAATATTTTTTTTGACATTTTTTAACTCCCTTATGATTCTAAAATTTGTAAAATAACGTTGGGTATATTAGAAAGGCTGACTTGTTTTTCGACAGCACCTAATAAAAAAGCTTCTTTGGGCATTCCATAAACGACACTTGATTCTTCATCTTGTCCAACAGTCCTCCCACCAGCATCTTTTATACCTTTTAATCCGATTGCTCCATCTCTGCCCATTCCTGTTAATAAAACAGCCAAACAGTCGTTACCCATTTTTCCTTTTGCAATGGAATTAAATAACACATCGACAGAAGGGCGATGACCACTCACTTTATCAAATACTTCTAATTCTAAATAATACCGACCTGCCATGCGTCGGACAAGTAGATGTTGATCCCCAGGAGCAAGATATACGTGGCCGGTCTCAAGGATATCACCATGTGCTGCTTCTTTGACAGGAAGTCCCGTAGTTTGATTCAGTCGTTGTGCAAACAAAGTTGTAAAATGTTCTGGCATATGTTGGACCACAACAATGGGCGGAAGATCATTCGGTAATTGATGTAAGATAAAATCCAGGGCTTGCGTACCTCCGGTAGAAGCACCAATTGCGATCAATTTGATATTGGTTTGTTTCCCTTTGAGACCTGTTAGTTTTGAATTGGCTGTTGGTATTATATATTGTTTAGGTTTTGTAAGGATTCCCAGTTTTTTTATTTTAAATGTTAATTCTTCTAACATTCGCAAAAAATCAGATTCAGTACCATCTGGTTTTTTTACAAAATCCATAGCACCTCGTTGCAGAGCTTGGATTGTTGCATTTGCTCCAGTGACCGTATATGTACTTAACATAATCACCGGAGTGGGAAAATTTGGAATTAGCCAATCTAAAAATTCAATGCCACTCATTCCTGGCATATCAACATCCAAACTAATGACATCTGGACGTAGCTGAGGAACTAACCTTTTTGCTTCTAAGGCATTAGCAGCAGTACCAACAACTTGTATGGTTTTGTTATTGGCAAACATTTCCGAAAGCACATTTCTTACTACGTTTTGGTCATCAACAATCAATAGTTTGATCATGATTCGCTTCGGTGCATTTTCTGGAAAATAGACTTAACATCTAAAATTAAACTTACGTTTCCACTACCAAGAATTGTAAAACCATTCACTCCATTTGCTTCTTCTAAAATTCCTTGTAGCGGTTTGATGACTACATTTTGATTTCCAACAATTTCATCGACTCGTATGCCTAATAATTTTTTTTCATATTCGAGAACAATCATCAAAGGATCTAAACCTTCATAAACAATCTCTTCTCTATGGTTTAGGATTTGGTTGATATCAAAGATGGGAATAAAAGTACCTCGAACATCAA contains the following coding sequences:
- a CDS encoding protein-glutamate methylesterase/protein-glutamine glutaminase, encoding MIKLLIVDDQNVVRNVLSEMFANNKTIQVVGTAANALEAKRLVPQLRPDVISLDVDMPGMSGIEFLDWLIPNFPTPVIMLSTYTVTGANATIQALQRGAMDFVKKPDGTESDFLRMLEELTFKIKKLGILTKPKQYIIPTANSKLTGLKGKQTNIKLIAIGASTGGTQALDFILHQLPNDLPPIVVVQHMPEHFTTLFAQRLNQTTGLPVKEAAHGDILETGHVYLAPGDQHLLVRRMAGRYYLELEVFDKVSGHRPSVDVLFNSIAKGKMGNDCLAVLLTGMGRDGAIGLKGIKDAGGRTVGQDEESSVVYGMPKEAFLLGAVEKQVSLSNIPNVILQILES
- a CDS encoding response regulator — its product is MSKKILLCDDAPTALKLMEMVLGDEGYEIFKAENAEQAMKSLELNGPFDGCVFDVNMPGKNGIELSRDFLAHPKGNGANILIVSTESSDHLRQAGKDAGVKAWIVKPFDDEDLIEVLKKIIG